Within Dictyostelium discoideum AX4 chromosome 4 chromosome, whole genome shotgun sequence, the genomic segment aaaaaagatatcttatttatataactaaattaattaattttataatatttgtaaataattatttaaataattaaaatttattatttttcaaatgatgaagGTATTggaaaaatttcattaaaagtGATATCgaataaatattgaatttcaTCAGTCATTAATTCTATTCCATCATTTAAACATATTGAGTTTATAGTAAGTCTTAATTGATCAactttttgaaatatttgttgaaaattatcattatttaattgaagatATAATACATCGGATGTGGTTTTAATTGtacattttgaaaatttaattgcaAATTGGTTATATAAATGTGCCATTTGGAAATCAGTTTTATTTCTAAAGAAATGTGAAGAGGTGATTTCTAAACCTGTGCCGAAATCTTCTTGCATTTTATACCATATCTTTCTATTGAAAACTTGAATTCCATGAGCTGggaaatttcttttatacTCTTGTCCATCTCCCCATATTATTGCCAATGCTCTATTTGTTAATAAAACTCCCATTGTATAttcatcaaatgattttgaatttcccGATTTTCCACCCAGCACgtctttattaaaaaaaacaacttgattaaaattttcatcaaaataatcacTTTGTTCAACTGGTCTACTTAAAATtatatcatcatttaaatataaaaaacaatttgaaacttcaattggtaaattccaaaaatttgattcaattgaatttgaattaaatgatggtaaatctgatctaataattttaaaaaataatgaaaaaaataaatataaaaatgaaaaaaaaaaaaaaaaatgaaaaatctattaataattattctttgaaaaatgaaaaaataaaaatttaaaaataaaaaaattataaataatttactttttatgaaaataatcatCATGTGATATAAATCTAACATTTTCAGGATTTTCTATATTAAACCATGTCGGTATTTGATTTGCagtaattataaaaatatttttaatccATGGTGCATATTGTCTAACACTTCttaatgaatattttaatgTACCAATATCTCTAAAATTGGTTGTGGGTGGTGAATAACTAAAATTACCTATTCTTTGTATTTTTGATTCTTCATGTATTGGATCTGAGCCATTAACCCAAGTATAAACTAAATCTACATATTTACATTCTCTTGACATTATAActtgtttaatatttctttcattttcatttaaaccaataggttttgatttaaaatcatcataTATTTCTTTAGGAAAACTTCTATtacaaaatttgaaaaaaataattaaataaaaaataacaattaccaatgtaaatataattgatttttttttatttaaattttttatcatttttttttttttgaataaaataaaataatataaaataaaataatataaaataaaataaaaaaaacccaaaagACACTAACTcttgaaattatttattttttttctttgtcacttttttaaatactttcagaaaataaaaaaaataaaaaaaataaaaaaatatatattttataataaattggaTCAACCTATATGCTCAGaatgtcaaaaaaaaaaaaaaaaaaaaaaaaaaaaacaaaataattattctttaaatttcttaTGAAAACCCTggtttttaaaactaaaaataaaaaataaaataaaaaaaaaaattaaaaaaattaaaaaaattaaaaaaatcaaaatgcacaaaataaaaatagattcgAACATTGCAAACGTTGTaaatgtcaaaaaaaaaaaaaaaaaaaaaaaaaaaaaaaaaaaaaaaaaaaaaaagggattttttttttaaacaccaAAAGTGACTTGCACCAATTCctctaaaaaatttttttttttatttttt encodes:
- the gpt9 gene encoding hypothetical protein encodes the protein MIKNLNKKKSIIFTLVIVIFYLIIFFKFCNRSFPKEIYDDFKSKPIGLNENERNIKQVIMSRECKYVDLVYTWVNGSDPIHEESKIQRIGNFSYSPPTTNFRDIGTLKYSLRSVRQYAPWIKNIFIITANQIPTWFNIENPENVRFISHDDYFHKKSDLPSFNSNSIESNFWNLPIEVSNCFLYLNDDIILSRPVEQSDYFDENFNQVVFFNKDVLGGKSGNSKSFDEYTMGVLLTNRALAIIWGDGQEYKRNFPAHGIQVFNRKIWYKMQEDFGTGLEITSSHFFRNKTDFQMAHLYNQFAIKFSKCTIKTTSDVLYLQLNNDNFQQIFQKVDQLRLTINSICLNDGIELMTDEIQYLFDITFNEIFPIPSSFEK